The stretch of DNA ACTGATGGCCAACGTTTCCAGTGACCTTCTAACGCTATCAGATAATAGGTTGTGTCTTTCCCGGAACTGTTCAACGATCTGCCTACAGACTGAGCAGAAAAATGAGTAATCACGATTTCAGCGGGGTCTAATAACTTCTCCCATCCGTTACCATGACAATCTTTGGCACTGCGATGTTGCTCAATACTGTTATTTAACCAACGATAGGCAAAATGTTCCGCCGCGGTAGAATCAACAGGATCGATTACGCCATTATGGTTAAGGTCATAACGGATGATAATGCAACTACCTACGGCCGATTGTGAATGTTGACTGATAGAAACCGCTTCAGATACCCGCTCCTTGCCATCCTTAAACAGAAATCCTGCCCGACGTAAGTCCTTTGCTATGGTCATGAGTACCTGTTGCATAG from Limnobaculum xujianqingii encodes:
- a CDS encoding prepilin peptidase-dependent protein, encoding MLGENSQRGFSLTEMLMAMLIGSMMIVSVSAMYPALQRQSLTLYRLYRLEQSMQQVLMTIAKDLRRAGFLFKDGKERVSEAVSISQHSQSAVGSCIIIRYDLNHNGVIDPVDSTAAEHFAYRWLNNSIEQHRSAKDCHGNGWEKLLDPAEIVITHFSAQSVGRSLNSSGKDTTYYLIALEGHWKRWPSVKRRLTLRVRSMS